A single region of the Gossypium arboreum isolate Shixiya-1 chromosome 12, ASM2569848v2, whole genome shotgun sequence genome encodes:
- the LOC108476902 gene encoding uncharacterized protein LOC108476902: protein MPKKMGVNSKAEAARARKSAAESDRKEREAREKEENYWREAEGPKSRAAKKREEDAEKRAEAAARRAEARRQAEMEEKEIDKAMKKPDKKANRVAIPVPKVTEAQLQERKEGEQAEMAKKAEEAKKKQSRTAAEEEYERMVLVTNTNRDDSLIEARSVEEAIAQMAVADNLPADRHPERRLKASFKAFEEAELPRLKEEKPGLTHTQYKDLIWKLWKKSPDNPLNQMSE from the exons ATGCCGAAGAAGATGGGTGTAAACAGCAAAGCCGAGGCGGCGCGTGCGCGCAAGAGCGCCGCCGAATCCGATCGGAAAGAGCGTGAAGCACGGGAGAAAGAAGAGAATTACTGGCGCGAAGCCGAGGGTCCCAAATCCAGGGCGGCCAAGAAACGCGAGGAAGACGCAGAGAAACGAGCTGAAGCCGCTGCTCGCCGTGCGGAGGCGCGTCGTCAAGCGGAGATGGAGGAGAAAGAGATAGATAAAGCGATGAAGAAACCAGATAAGAAGGCGAACCGTGTGGCAATTCCCGTCCCTAAGGTGACGGAAGCGCAACTGCAGGAAAGGAAGGAGGGGGAGCAAGCGGAGATGGCGAAGAAAGCGGAGGAGGCCAAGAAGAAGCAGAGTCGGACGGCGGCGGAAGAAGAGTATGAGAGGATGGTATTAGTGACGAATACGAATAGGGATGATTCGCTGATTGAAGCAAGGAGTGTGGAGGAGGCGATTGCGCAGATGGCAGTGGCCGATAACCTCCCCGCCGATCGCCATCCTGAAAGGCGGCTTAAGGCTTCCTTTAAG GCATTTGAAGAAGCTGAACTTCCCAGGCTTAAGGAAGAGAAGCCGGGTCTTACTCACACCCAATACAAGGATCTGATATGGAAACTATGGAAGAAATCTCCAGACAATCCTCTAAACCAG ATGTCCGAGTGA